From the genome of Amycolatopsis granulosa:
TCAGGAATTGCCGCGACCTGGTTCGTGAAAGCCCATCCAACCGGACGCCGGTGGCGTCCCGCGGATCGATCGAGGGGGCAACAATTGGGTGACGACACCGTGCGCCTGTCCACGATCGGACGGATCCTGCGCAACCGCTGGCGCGTGCTGGCGGCGCTCGCGGTGCTCGGCGCGCTCGTCGGGGCGGGCGCGTCGCTGCTGTTCTCCCCCGGTTACCGGACCTCGACGAGCGTGCTGCTCCAGGGTTCGCGCGACGCGGGCGAACTCCTCACCGAAGCCCAGGTCGCGACCAGCACCGTGGTGCTCGACCGGGCCGCGCAGGCACTGGGCTGGGGGGTGAGCGGGACGGCGCTGAGCGGCAACGTCAAGGCCGGTGCGAGCCAGGCCAACATCATCGACATCACCGCGACCGCGGACACACCGGACAAGGCGCAGAAACTGGCCGACCAGGTGGCCAACGCCTACGTGGCCTACACCGCGCAGCTCTTCGGCGCGAATTCCGACGCCGCGAGCCAGGTGGCGCAGGAACAGGCGAACGCGTTGCGCCACCAGGTCCAGGAAACCAACGACCGCATCACCGAACTGTCCCAGTCCGCGCAGAAGCTGTCCGTGGAAACGGTCGACGTGCGCACGCAGCTGGAACAACTGCGCAGCGACCTGGCCGACGCGATGCTCAAGCTGGACCAGTCCGACCAGACGATCAGCCAGACCAGGACCGTCGTGATGGGTTCGGCGCAGCTGCCGACCAGCCCGGCGTCCCCGACGCTGATCCAGTTCACCGGTGGTGGCGCGGTGGCGTTCTTCCTGCTCGGCGTGCTCGGCCACCTGATCGGCGCGCGAGCGGACCGGCGGCTGCGCGACGAGCAGGAGATCGGGTCCGCGGTCGGCGGCCCGGTACTCGGCAGCGTCGACGTGCCGGTGGACCGGCACACGCACCAGGCGACCGGCAAGGCGCGGCACGCCTGGTCCCGCTGGCTCGGCCTGGACCGGGCGTGGAACGAACCCGAGCTCCTGCCGTCGGTGGACCGGGCGAGCCGGGAGGTGCGCTACCGCCGGGTGCTGTCCCGCCTGGGTGACGACCGGGGGACGTTCGGGCTCGTCGTGCTGCTGGTCGCCGACGACGACCCGGCCGGGCGGGGCGCCGCCGCCCAGCTGGTCGCGGCCTCGGCCGGCCGGCCCGAACTGCGGATCGTGGTGACCAGCGCCGCCCGGCCCACCGTCGGCGAGGTCGAGGGCGCGGACGGTGTCGTGGTCGTGCAGGGCAGCGGCACCCGGACCGGCTGGGAGCTGGTGGACCTCGCAACCGCGTGCGGGGACGCCGGGCTGCGGGTGCTCGGCACCGTCGTGGCCCACCCGGCCCGCACGTCCCCGCGCTCCGCGGACGAGCCGGCCGGGGCGCCGCGAACGGACGAGGCATTGGCGGGTTCGGCATGACCAGACCCGACCGCGCACCCGCGGACCAGCCGCTCATCGACCTCCACCGGCTGCTGACCTCGATCCGCCGCAGGCGGCGGATGTGGCTCGCCACCGCGGCCATCGGCCTGCTCGGCGGCGCGGCGTTCGCGTTCCTGACCCCGGCGAAACCGACCGCGGTGACGTCCCTGCTCGTGCTGCACACGGCCGACCAGCCCAACGACAGCAAGAGCCTGATCCAGACCGACGTGGCGGTGCTGCAGAGCACCCGCATCGCGGGCGCCGCGGTCAAGACGCTGAACCTGCCGGCCACGCCCGAGCAGTTCCGCACCACCTACACCGGTGCCGGGCTGACGAACAACATCATGCAGGTCACGGTCACCGGGCCGACGCTCCCGGACGCGCTCACCCGGGCCAAGGCGGTCGCCGACGCGTTCATCACCGACCACCGGCAGCGGTTGCAGGCGGCCGCCGACGCCGAGGCGCAGGCGCTGCTCAACCAGCGCGACCAGCTGCAGGGCGAGCTGAACCAGGTGGACGTGCAGATCGCACAGGCGTCGGGCCGCAACAGCCAGATCGGCCCCGCCGAGCTGCAATCGCTGTACGCGCGCCGGGCCGACCTCGCCTCGCGCGTCTCGGACTACACCGGCCGCGCCACCGAGGCCCGGGTCGGGCAGCCCCAGCTGGGTGCGGGCAGCCAGATCGTCGACGGGCCCCGCCCGGTCGCCTCGTCCACGCTCGGCTCGGCCGTGACCACCGGCGGGATCGGCGGTGGCTTCGGCCTGTTCGCCGGGCTGGCGATCGCCGCGGTGCTCAGCGTGGTGCGGGACCGCCCGGTGCTGCGCCGCGACATCGCCGCCGAGCTGGGCGCCTCCGTGATCGGTGAGCTGCCCCAGCCCCGCCGGGTGCGGCGGTCGCGGGCCGCCGCCCAGCACAACCGGGTGGCCGCCACGATCGCCCGCACCGTCGCCCCGGACGGCGGGTCGGTGTCGGTCCTCGAACTGGGCT
Proteins encoded in this window:
- a CDS encoding exopolysaccharide biosynthesis protein codes for the protein MGDDTVRLSTIGRILRNRWRVLAALAVLGALVGAGASLLFSPGYRTSTSVLLQGSRDAGELLTEAQVATSTVVLDRAAQALGWGVSGTALSGNVKAGASQANIIDITATADTPDKAQKLADQVANAYVAYTAQLFGANSDAASQVAQEQANALRHQVQETNDRITELSQSAQKLSVETVDVRTQLEQLRSDLADAMLKLDQSDQTISQTRTVVMGSAQLPTSPASPTLIQFTGGGAVAFFLLGVLGHLIGARADRRLRDEQEIGSAVGGPVLGSVDVPVDRHTHQATGKARHAWSRWLGLDRAWNEPELLPSVDRASREVRYRRVLSRLGDDRGTFGLVVLLVADDDPAGRGAAAQLVAASAGRPELRIVVTSAARPTVGEVEGADGVVVVQGSGTRTGWELVDLATACGDAGLRVLGTVVAHPARTSPRSADEPAGAPRTDEALAGSA
- a CDS encoding Wzz/FepE/Etk N-terminal domain-containing protein, producing the protein MTRPDRAPADQPLIDLHRLLTSIRRRRRMWLATAAIGLLGGAAFAFLTPAKPTAVTSLLVLHTADQPNDSKSLIQTDVAVLQSTRIAGAAVKTLNLPATPEQFRTTYTGAGLTNNIMQVTVTGPTLPDALTRAKAVADAFITDHRQRLQAAADAEAQALLNQRDQLQGELNQVDVQIAQASGRNSQIGPAELQSLYARRADLASRVSDYTGRATEARVGQPQLGAGSQIVDGPRPVASSTLGSAVTTGGIGGGFGLFAGLAIAAVLSVVRDRPVLRRDIAAELGASVIGELPQPRRVRRSRAAAQHNRVAATIARTVAPDGGSVSVLELGCPRIAATLALDVAKHVAGELDGPEHTVVLVDDLPGRELSAVAGDPPEIPVVDGERPLGAGLRIGVGSVAPGTAWTDLSRLGAETVLVVRAGKATTQWLHTVARQLADLGIPVIGIVLVAPDPKDRTDGTLWDGLHTALRGRATFAATARPEGGSGHPARWYAPLPGRNGERTVTLEPVHADLPAKQFAPVTGPAGPAGSCTNGKPPLEREG